Proteins encoded by one window of Microtus pennsylvanicus isolate mMicPen1 chromosome 18, mMicPen1.hap1, whole genome shotgun sequence:
- the LOC142837581 gene encoding orphan sodium- and chloride-dependent neurotransmitter transporter NTT5-like isoform X1 produces the protein MDQSPKALPKDKKEKEPVEKEPMYRERGMNPTSVSRGFRTREVRITKIPNHFQAKKTENILILVAFSIGLGSVWRFPYLCHQNGGGSFLLMHLILLLLMGIPLLYMEMIIGQWLRKDNIQAWKQLAPWLGGLGYSSTLACVLVSLYNSALISWNVMYLGQSFDYPPPWEQCKTHSRDHGNITMTKIQCLRTVPYQYFWYHTTLDASSQVEEGIEMLVLNITLCLFATWVFLYIILIIRMRISVLMLIFSIFFPYILLCCFLIRSLFLRGAMASLRRLVTIELSVLSSLDTWRQAGGHVLYSLGLGMGTIITFSSYQTRGDNYIKLAFFVAMANLVTSLLSTAIIFLVLGFWTTTSGPSCVEKSVNNLVNMIIKGVLSQAAWPPQGIIHKPPVEYMDWISQLPSQLQADVVRFSPPCSILVQKEKFMEGPGLAYVAFSQVISLFPGSSFWAIIFFIALVIMGLATLTTLLESIVLPLQRNIPTFEKYPKLIPVTVCLGGLLGSLVLSSRSGSYVVFLFDDHLVPMVLVVIVVLQNLSLAFVYGIRRFRAEMFYQLGRLVWAPFTFLWTYVTLPALLVLLAIYFLNLYHRKTLYYISWNDSTSQEVKQPYQKIVLGWITFLSVLALLPIPVYPLQHWWNQDNQVVCEVLKKPSSSKRTEMGSNKVSQRPAYALRRLTVRDQDKGGQVPLPRKNPTDDILLQPLNLLTRSGSKIFSSFSLRGNSTVPNNPEAPKPTVLPAGGQSTGQKELA, from the exons ATGGACCAATCTCCTAAAGCACTTCCCAAggataagaaggagaaagagcctGTGGAGAAAGAACCCATGTATAGGGAGAGGGGCATGAACCCCACATCCGTGTCCCGGGGCTTCAGGACCAGAGAGGTCCGAATTACCAAGATCCCAAACCACTTCCAGGCGAAGAAGACAGAGAATATCCTGATCTTGGTGGCCTTCTCCATTGGACTTGGAAGCGTGTGGCGTTTCCCATACCTGTGCCACCAGAATGGAGGAG GCAGCTTTCTGCTGATGCATCTcatcctgctgctgctgatgggGATCCCCCTGTTGTACATGGAGATGATCATTGGACAGTGGCTACGGAAGGACAACATCCAGGCCTGGAAGCAGCTGGCCCCCTGGCTAGGCGGTTTGGGCTACTCCAGCACACTG GCTTGTGTGCTGGTGAGCCTGTACAACAGCGCTCTGATCTCCTGGAACGTCATGTACCTGGGCCAGTCCTTTGATTACCCTCCACCCTGGGAACAATGCAAGACGCATTCCCGTGACCATGGGAACATCACTATGACTA AGATCCAGTGCCTTCGGACAGTGCCCTACCAGTATTTCTGGTATCACACAACCCTTGATGCCTCCAGCCAGGTGGAGGAAGGGATTGAGATGCTGGTCCTGAACATCACCCTGTGCCTCTTTGCCACCTGGGTCTTCCTCTATATCATCCTGATTATTAGGATGAGGATCTCAGTGCTT ATGCTGATTTTCTCCATATTCTTCCCCTACATCCTCCTCTGCTGCTTCCTCATCCGCAGTCTCTTCCTGAGAGGAGCAATGGCTAGCCTCAGGCGCCTGGTGACCATAGAG CTCTCTGTCTTGTCATCGCTGGACACATGGCGTCAGGCTGGAGGCCATGTGCTCTACTCCCTCGGCCTTGGCATGGGCACCATCATCACTTTCTCTTCCTACCAGACTAGAGGTGACAACTACATCAAGTTGGCCTTCTTTGTGGCCATGGCCAACCTGGTGACGTCGTTGCTGAGCACGGCCATCATCTTTCTGGTGCTGGGCTTCTGGACCACAACCAGCGGGCCCAGCTGTGTTGAGAA GAGTGTCAACAATCTGGTCAATATGATAATCAAAGGTGTGCTGTCCCAGGCTGCCTGGCCTCCCCAAGGCATCATTCATAAACCTCCAGTAGAATACATGGACTGGATCAGTCAGCTCCCCAGTCAGCTCCAGGCGGATGTGGTCCGTTTCTCCCCACCCTGCAGCATCCTGGTACAGAAGGAAAAG TTCATGGAGGGCCCTGGCCTGGCATACGTGGCCTTCTCTCAAGTCATCTCGCTGTTTCCTGGTTCCTCTTTCTGGGCCATCATCTTTTTCATTGCCCTTGTCATCATGGGTCTGGCCACACTGACAACGCTCCTGGAGAGTATTGTGCTTCCTCTGCAGAGAAACATCCCAACCTTCGAGAAGTATCCCAAGCTGATACCAG TGACTGTCTGCTTGGGAGGACTTCTGGGCAGCCTTGTCCTCTCCAGTCGTTCCGGCAGCTACGTGGTGTTCCTCTTTGATGACCACCTGGTCCCTATGGTCCTCGTCGTTATTGTGGTGCTCCAGAACCTTTCTCTGGCTTTTGTCTATGGAATCAGGAG GTTCAGGGCTGAGATGTTCTACCAGCTGGGCCGCCTGGTGTGGGCACCCTTCACCTTCTTGTGGACTTATGTGACCCTGCCCGCTCTGCTGGTGCTGCTCGCCATCTACTTCCTGAATCTCTACCACAGGAAAACCCTCTACTACATCTCCTGGAATGACAGTACG AGCCAGGAAGTGAAGCAGCCTTACCAGAAGATAGTCCTGGGCTGGATCACCTTCCTCAGTGTCCTGGCTCTGCTGCCTATCCCTGTGTATCCGCTGCAGCACTGGTGGAACCAGGACAACCAGGTCGTCTGTGAGGTCTTGAAAAAGCCTTCATCCTCCAAAAGGACAGAAATGGGATCTAACAAGGTCAGCCAGCGGCCTGCATACGCGCTAAGAAGACTCACAGTCAGAGACCAGGACAAAGGTGGCCAGGTTCCACTCCCAAGAAAGAACCCCACAGATGACATCCTCCTTCAACCCCTAAACCTGTTGACAAGAAGTGGCAGTAAAATTTTCTCCAGTTTCAGCCTTCGAGGTAACTCCACTGTCCCCAACAATCCTGAGGCACCAAAGCCCACTGTCCTCCCAGCAGGTGGCCAAAGCACTGGACAGAAAGAACTGGCATAA
- the LOC142837581 gene encoding orphan sodium- and chloride-dependent neurotransmitter transporter NTT5-like isoform X2 has protein sequence MDQSPKALPKDKKEKEPVEKEPMYRERGMNPTSVSRGFRTREVRITKIPNHFQAKKTENILILVAFSIGLGSVWRFPYLCHQNGGGSFLLMHLILLLLMGIPLLYMEMIIGQWLRKDNIQAWKQLAPWLGGLGYSSTLACVLVSLYNSALISWNVMYLGQSFDYPPPWEQCKTHSRDHGNITMTKIQCLRTVPYQYFWYHTTLDASSQVEEGIEMLVLNITLCLFATWVFLYIILIIRMRISVLMLIFSIFFPYILLCCFLIRSLFLRGAMASLRRLVTIELSVLSSLDTWRQAGGHVLYSLGLGMGTIITFSSYQTRGDNYIKLAFFVAMANLVTSLLSTAIIFLVLGFWTTTSGPSCVEKSVNNLVNMIIKGVLSQAAWPPQGIIHKPPVEYMDWISQLPSQLQADVVRFSPPCSILVQKEKFMEGPGLAYVAFSQVISLFPGSSFWAIIFFIALVIMGLATLTTLLESIVLPLQRNIPTFEKYPKLIPVTVCLGGLLGSLVLSSRSGSYVVFLFDDHLVPMVLVVIVVLQNLSLAFVYGIRRFRAEMFYQLGRLVWAPFTFLWTYVTLPALLVLLAIYFLNLYHRKTLYYISWNDSTVCPGDLAPHPVALTRRDLETPNPKHIDSAPHPASPTPRTWGTLRPEYSD, from the exons ATGGACCAATCTCCTAAAGCACTTCCCAAggataagaaggagaaagagcctGTGGAGAAAGAACCCATGTATAGGGAGAGGGGCATGAACCCCACATCCGTGTCCCGGGGCTTCAGGACCAGAGAGGTCCGAATTACCAAGATCCCAAACCACTTCCAGGCGAAGAAGACAGAGAATATCCTGATCTTGGTGGCCTTCTCCATTGGACTTGGAAGCGTGTGGCGTTTCCCATACCTGTGCCACCAGAATGGAGGAG GCAGCTTTCTGCTGATGCATCTcatcctgctgctgctgatgggGATCCCCCTGTTGTACATGGAGATGATCATTGGACAGTGGCTACGGAAGGACAACATCCAGGCCTGGAAGCAGCTGGCCCCCTGGCTAGGCGGTTTGGGCTACTCCAGCACACTG GCTTGTGTGCTGGTGAGCCTGTACAACAGCGCTCTGATCTCCTGGAACGTCATGTACCTGGGCCAGTCCTTTGATTACCCTCCACCCTGGGAACAATGCAAGACGCATTCCCGTGACCATGGGAACATCACTATGACTA AGATCCAGTGCCTTCGGACAGTGCCCTACCAGTATTTCTGGTATCACACAACCCTTGATGCCTCCAGCCAGGTGGAGGAAGGGATTGAGATGCTGGTCCTGAACATCACCCTGTGCCTCTTTGCCACCTGGGTCTTCCTCTATATCATCCTGATTATTAGGATGAGGATCTCAGTGCTT ATGCTGATTTTCTCCATATTCTTCCCCTACATCCTCCTCTGCTGCTTCCTCATCCGCAGTCTCTTCCTGAGAGGAGCAATGGCTAGCCTCAGGCGCCTGGTGACCATAGAG CTCTCTGTCTTGTCATCGCTGGACACATGGCGTCAGGCTGGAGGCCATGTGCTCTACTCCCTCGGCCTTGGCATGGGCACCATCATCACTTTCTCTTCCTACCAGACTAGAGGTGACAACTACATCAAGTTGGCCTTCTTTGTGGCCATGGCCAACCTGGTGACGTCGTTGCTGAGCACGGCCATCATCTTTCTGGTGCTGGGCTTCTGGACCACAACCAGCGGGCCCAGCTGTGTTGAGAA GAGTGTCAACAATCTGGTCAATATGATAATCAAAGGTGTGCTGTCCCAGGCTGCCTGGCCTCCCCAAGGCATCATTCATAAACCTCCAGTAGAATACATGGACTGGATCAGTCAGCTCCCCAGTCAGCTCCAGGCGGATGTGGTCCGTTTCTCCCCACCCTGCAGCATCCTGGTACAGAAGGAAAAG TTCATGGAGGGCCCTGGCCTGGCATACGTGGCCTTCTCTCAAGTCATCTCGCTGTTTCCTGGTTCCTCTTTCTGGGCCATCATCTTTTTCATTGCCCTTGTCATCATGGGTCTGGCCACACTGACAACGCTCCTGGAGAGTATTGTGCTTCCTCTGCAGAGAAACATCCCAACCTTCGAGAAGTATCCCAAGCTGATACCAG TGACTGTCTGCTTGGGAGGACTTCTGGGCAGCCTTGTCCTCTCCAGTCGTTCCGGCAGCTACGTGGTGTTCCTCTTTGATGACCACCTGGTCCCTATGGTCCTCGTCGTTATTGTGGTGCTCCAGAACCTTTCTCTGGCTTTTGTCTATGGAATCAGGAG GTTCAGGGCTGAGATGTTCTACCAGCTGGGCCGCCTGGTGTGGGCACCCTTCACCTTCTTGTGGACTTATGTGACCCTGCCCGCTCTGCTGGTGCTGCTCGCCATCTACTTCCTGAATCTCTACCACAGGAAAACCCTCTACTACATCTCCTGGAATGACAGTACGGTATGCCCTGGGGACCTGGCACCCCACCCTGTGGCTCTTACACGTAGGGACCTGGAGACCCCAAACCCCAAGCACATAGACTCAGCCCCCCATCCTGCATCTCCTACCCCCAGGACTTGGGGAACCCTGCGCCCAGAGTATTCAGACTGA